The genomic window AACAATGAGTTTAAGGATAAAGAACCGACAATAAAGGAGCGCACTAACTATACGCGTGCGCTTATAATCGGCATCATTCTTGTTCCCTTTAATGCTTATTGGATTGCCTTATCGGAGCTGCGCTACACATTAATATTAACCGCGAATCCTCTTTTCGCCACGCCGATTTTCTATCTGTTTTCTTTAGTTGGAGTGAATGCATTATTGCACCGCTTCGCTCCCAAGTATATTTTTAAGCCAGCCGAGCTAATTATTATTTACATCATGCTGGTGATGTCCTGCACGGTTGTCACGTTTGATTATCTGTTGAACTTGATGTCGACGATGTGGTGGCCGGCTTTGCAAGCTTCTCAGGAGAACCAATGGGCTAATATGATGTTCCCCGTGCTTCCCAAAGAGCTACTTGTTTGGGATACTAATTTGCTTGAAGGAATAACTAACGGGAAAGCATCTTTTAACGAACCGGCAGTCCTGATGATGTGGCTAAAGCCGTTGGCATTCTGGTCAACCTTTATTTTGGTTTCGGGCTGGATTATGTTCTGTATGAACGTAATTTTGCGCAAAGCCTGGATGGAGAATAACAAGTTGACGTACCCCATCGTTCGCTTGCCATTGGAACTGGCGGAAGGCAACTCGCCGAATTCAATATTAAAATCGTGGGCGCTATGGGCGGGGTTTATACTTGCAGCTTCATTAAGTTTGCTCGAACAACTTCATCAATGGGTGCCAGCTGTTACCACTATTCCTACAGGCATCCAATGGCTTAATTTCCCTGATAAACCTCCCTTTAATGCAGCCAATCCGATTACGCTCTCTTTCTATCCATTTGCGATTGGCCTCGGTTTTCTTGTTCCTCTTGATGTGTCATTCTCATTCTGGTTTTTCTACATATTTATCCGACTGGAAGGTGTTCTTGGCTCTGTTTTTGGTCTTAGCGCTATACGAGGGTTTCCATACGTGTACGAGCAGACGATGGGAGCATGGTTGGCCTTTGGGTTTGTATTAATCTGGAGCTCTCGAAAGTATTTGAAAGACGTTGTGAGGATAGCATTCCAAAAAGATGGTTCTGATGCGGAGGAGCCTGTGTCTTATCGCATTGCGCTGCTCGGACTGATCGGAGGGGCAATCTTTTTCATGGGCTTTTGGATGTGGGCGGGGATGACCTTCCTTTGGGCATTTATTGTGATGGGCATTTATTTCCTCGTCTCCATAGCCATTACGCGTATCAGGGCTGAAGCCGGAGGTCATCACAGTATCTATGTATTGGAACCATTATCAATTGGCAGTATGTTTAGTTCGAGTGCGGTGGGCGCAACGACACTAGCCGCAATGAGCGTGAGCCACTGGTTCTGGCGTCTTAATCGCAGTCACATGATGCCGTCTCAGATGGAAGCCTTTAAGATGGCCAAAGATCAGGGAATACGTCTGAAAACGCTAATTGCCCCTATCTTCATCTCCATCGTGCTAGCTACTATTGTGGGAATGTGGGCTTGTTTACATATCTTCTATCGAGATGGGCGTAATCTTGTCAATGGGTTCTCATGGACTGGAGCGGGAGAAGGCTATGCTTGGTTAGAAAATGCTTTGAGCGGGGGGTATAAACCGGAGCACAACAATTGGGGCGGGGTTATACTTGGCGGCTCTTTTGTGCTTTTATTGTCCAGATTTCGAGAGCTTTATAGCTGGTTTCCTTTCCACCCCCTCGGCTACTGTATGGCCTACACTATGAACTATCACTGGATGCCGTTCTTTATTGCCTGGATATGCAAGTTCGCTATCCTTCGATACTGCGGCCTGAAGGTGTATCAATCCGCAGTTCCGTTCTTTCTTGGGCTTGTACTCGGCGATTTCATCACGGGCTCATTGTGGTCGCTAATAGGCATTAATCTGAATGTTCCTGCGCATCGGTTGTTTATGTTTTTAGGCCAGTTCGGTGTAAAATAGCCTTATGAATGAAGATCAGGAGCTAGAGCAGCCGATTGAGAGCAAGCAGGTTTTTTATTTAAGAGCGCTTGTTATCGGGGTATTGCTGATCCCATTTAATTGCTACTGGCTTGCTGCGGCAGAGCTTCGCTGGTATGTGATGCTTACGCTTAACCCCCTCTTTATTACCCCGATTTTCTACCTGTTCATTCTTGCCCTTGCCAATATGGCGCTCCGGCGGTTTCTGCCTAAGTATGTCTTGAAGCCTGCGGAGTTAGTAATTATCTATGTGATGCTGGTAGTATCCTGTACTCTCTGCACCCAGGACTATTTACGCA from bacterium includes these protein-coding regions:
- a CDS encoding DUF6785 family protein; this translates as MHSNNEFKDKEPTIKERTNYTRALIIGIILVPFNAYWIALSELRYTLILTANPLFATPIFYLFSLVGVNALLHRFAPKYIFKPAELIIIYIMLVMSCTVVTFDYLLNLMSTMWWPALQASQENQWANMMFPVLPKELLVWDTNLLEGITNGKASFNEPAVLMMWLKPLAFWSTFILVSGWIMFCMNVILRKAWMENNKLTYPIVRLPLELAEGNSPNSILKSWALWAGFILAASLSLLEQLHQWVPAVTTIPTGIQWLNFPDKPPFNAANPITLSFYPFAIGLGFLVPLDVSFSFWFFYIFIRLEGVLGSVFGLSAIRGFPYVYEQTMGAWLAFGFVLIWSSRKYLKDVVRIAFQKDGSDAEEPVSYRIALLGLIGGAIFFMGFWMWAGMTFLWAFIVMGIYFLVSIAITRIRAEAGGHHSIYVLEPLSIGSMFSSSAVGATTLAAMSVSHWFWRLNRSHMMPSQMEAFKMAKDQGIRLKTLIAPIFISIVLATIVGMWACLHIFYRDGRNLVNGFSWTGAGEGYAWLENALSGGYKPEHNNWGGVILGGSFVLLLSRFRELYSWFPFHPLGYCMAYTMNYHWMPFFIAWICKFAILRYCGLKVYQSAVPFFLGLVLGDFITGSLWSLIGINLNVPAHRLFMFLGQFGVK